A window from Chryseobacterium vaccae encodes these proteins:
- a CDS encoding helix-turn-helix domain-containing protein: MTKAKQSIPTYDLDDISQRGFIIERMDNRAKHSEEILVDKGVHRDSHYIFTFMKSGHVRMMVDFNRVEAEGASMFCVLPGQVHQGLLMKEVSGWFAAVKVDLVPDTVRAVFEETLTEIEPLPVEEKWMDLLDRSAELLNKCCTDEMFSAQQVNLVIRSLLNAFTEMFAFIYIQNIGPEISNESRSLQLTRAFRILVRKNFKTMKSPSDYAGLLNISRSYLTEVIREITGKSAQYWIHQEILIEAKRTLFFTRLTVKEIAYELGYSDHAYFTRLFSKLEGKPPSEFRDTSQK; this comes from the coding sequence ATGACCAAAGCGAAACAATCTATTCCTACCTATGATCTTGACGATATCTCACAGCGGGGTTTCATTATCGAAAGAATGGATAACCGGGCCAAACATTCCGAAGAAATCCTTGTGGATAAAGGTGTCCATCGTGACAGCCATTATATTTTCACCTTTATGAAAAGCGGCCATGTAAGAATGATGGTAGATTTTAACAGAGTGGAGGCAGAAGGGGCTTCCATGTTTTGTGTACTGCCTGGCCAGGTACATCAGGGGCTTCTGATGAAGGAGGTTTCCGGATGGTTTGCAGCCGTGAAGGTAGACCTGGTTCCAGACACTGTAAGGGCGGTATTTGAAGAAACTTTGACTGAAATAGAACCATTACCCGTTGAGGAAAAATGGATGGATCTGCTGGACCGTTCAGCAGAGTTGCTGAATAAGTGTTGTACAGACGAAATGTTCTCTGCTCAACAGGTAAATCTGGTGATAAGATCCCTGTTGAATGCTTTTACAGAAATGTTTGCGTTTATTTATATCCAGAATATTGGTCCGGAAATATCAAACGAAAGCCGTTCTCTACAGCTGACCAGAGCGTTCAGAATTTTGGTAAGGAAGAATTTTAAAACTATGAAAAGTCCATCTGATTATGCAGGCCTTCTTAATATTTCACGAAGTTATCTCACAGAGGTGATCCGGGAAATAACAGGAAAATCAGCACAATACTGGATTCATCAGGAAATTTTGATCGAAGCAAAAAGAACTCTGTTTTTTACCCGCCTTACTGTAAAAGAGATTGCCTATGAACTTGGATACAGCGATCATGCTTATTTTACAAGGCTTTTTTCTAAATTAGAAGGAAAACCACCTTCAGAATTCCGTGATACCAGTCAAAAGTAG
- a CDS encoding AAA family ATPase codes for MENVTLHISAIDKYAVNFNEHAKSNRYDPVFYRNIEIKKIIETLCRRVKNNVILLGHPGVGKTAIVECIAQMIVRNEVPDGLQNKKVYGIKMSTMLAGTSYRGEFEERAEELLKEICRSEVILFIDELHTIMKAGASEGSVDFVNLLKPYIARGDIQLIGATTFMEYDSSIFLDKALDRRFHKVTIEEPEDYVTYLIIKKLKHRYEEFYKVLINDEAVLEAVKLTKNIKDSYFPDKAIDLVDLACSSLVMNNEFKYSDALIELEYKEDFHDNLNNDPLFKDIFKNKQDINISLVKETKEKIIETFEINKKNFAEQKKKLKLLNSYIKEAGSMKKQGYNSKSEEILEVIIPSIISDIQHHKVELTKEFINLFYTNSYGR; via the coding sequence ATGGAAAATGTTACCCTTCACATTTCGGCAATAGATAAGTATGCTGTTAATTTTAATGAGCATGCAAAATCCAACCGCTATGACCCTGTTTTTTACAGAAATATTGAGATTAAGAAAATTATTGAAACATTATGCAGAAGGGTTAAAAACAATGTCATTCTGCTGGGACATCCCGGTGTAGGAAAAACGGCCATTGTGGAATGCATTGCCCAGATGATTGTTCGGAATGAGGTTCCTGACGGGCTTCAAAATAAAAAAGTGTATGGAATCAAAATGTCTACAATGCTGGCCGGAACAAGTTACAGAGGCGAGTTTGAAGAAAGGGCGGAAGAGCTCCTGAAAGAAATATGCCGCAGTGAAGTGATCCTGTTTATTGATGAACTGCATACGATTATGAAAGCCGGAGCCTCTGAAGGGTCGGTAGATTTTGTAAACCTGCTCAAACCTTATATTGCCAGGGGTGATATCCAGCTGATTGGGGCAACTACTTTTATGGAGTATGACAGTTCTATCTTTCTTGACAAAGCATTGGACAGACGGTTTCACAAGGTAACCATCGAAGAACCGGAAGACTATGTTACTTACCTCATCATCAAAAAGCTGAAACACCGGTATGAGGAATTTTATAAAGTACTGATCAATGACGAGGCTGTTCTGGAAGCCGTAAAGCTTACTAAAAACATAAAGGACTCCTATTTTCCGGATAAGGCCATTGACCTTGTGGATCTGGCATGCTCAAGCCTGGTGATGAATAATGAATTTAAATATTCTGATGCTCTTATTGAACTGGAATATAAAGAAGATTTCCATGATAACTTAAATAATGATCCGCTGTTTAAAGATATTTTTAAGAATAAGCAGGATATCAATATCAGTCTGGTAAAGGAGACCAAAGAGAAGATTATTGAAACTTTTGAGATCAATAAAAAAAATTTCGCAGAACAAAAAAAGAAATTAAAACTACTGAACTCTTACATAAAAGAGGCCGGCTCTATGAAAAAACAGGGTTATAACTCTAAATCTGAAGAGATACTGGAAGTCATCATCCCCTCCATTATCAGCGATATTCAACATCATAAAGTGGAATTGACAAAGGAATTTATCAACTTATTTTATACCAATAGCTATGGAAGATAA
- a CDS encoding radical SAM protein: MERFILNPQLKVRKEGFGCIVLINKRKSVRFFNRLGYQIILALKTPKSIPEIYEKISEDFDISNVLPEEIESFVSLLKRVDICLKFENQIFKEEPVFYFEDVPDEHFSDEYFYAPLGVEIESTNKCARECSYCSYFSNPRVDISLELSVEEWLPVIKNISDSGVYYVRFTGGDPFTRRNDLLEMVSYADQLGLMVSIGSDLTLTTENDIIHLSKLKNFVFLQTTLDGSTRELCEQYRGKGNFQKVMKGMDLLHRHHVPFIVGTVLTKHNKDDIYNIGKLIAPYKPIGYSFAPLYIAGRALNLEKDMPNNQELYEANLQLKQLVDEKIIKPADSAWQEIVNDVSEDTFRNLINDQPLLTRTGERLMRITPQGQCYVSVKLKRVDVENDHEWNAGSIIGNDLIQVWQKSDKMNEWRNLTTSDNYFGKTANIKELL; the protein is encoded by the coding sequence ATGGAAAGATTCATCTTAAACCCGCAATTAAAAGTACGGAAAGAAGGTTTCGGCTGCATTGTTCTCATTAATAAAAGAAAATCGGTCCGGTTTTTCAACAGACTTGGTTATCAGATCATTCTGGCTTTGAAAACCCCTAAAAGTATTCCTGAGATCTATGAGAAGATATCAGAAGATTTTGATATTTCCAATGTTCTTCCTGAAGAGATTGAAAGCTTTGTCAGCCTCCTGAAAAGAGTTGATATCTGCCTGAAATTCGAAAATCAGATTTTTAAGGAAGAGCCTGTTTTCTATTTCGAAGATGTTCCGGACGAGCACTTTTCGGATGAATATTTTTACGCTCCTCTGGGTGTAGAGATTGAAAGCACCAATAAATGTGCAAGAGAATGTTCTTACTGCTCTTATTTCAGCAATCCACGTGTTGATATTTCTCTGGAACTATCTGTGGAAGAATGGCTTCCGGTGATTAAAAACATCTCTGATTCCGGGGTTTATTATGTCCGTTTTACCGGTGGAGACCCTTTTACCAGAAGAAATGATCTGCTGGAAATGGTATCATATGCGGATCAGCTTGGTCTGATGGTATCGATAGGTTCTGACCTGACTTTAACTACGGAAAATGATATTATCCATTTAAGTAAGCTGAAGAATTTTGTTTTCCTGCAGACCACACTCGACGGTTCAACACGGGAACTCTGTGAGCAGTACCGCGGTAAAGGAAATTTTCAGAAGGTTATGAAGGGTATGGATCTGCTTCACAGGCATCACGTCCCGTTTATTGTAGGAACCGTACTCACGAAACATAATAAAGATGATATCTACAATATAGGAAAGCTTATCGCCCCTTACAAGCCGATTGGATACAGCTTCGCTCCTCTTTATATAGCGGGAAGAGCACTTAATTTAGAGAAAGATATGCCCAACAATCAAGAGTTGTATGAAGCTAATCTTCAGCTCAAACAGCTCGTAGATGAAAAAATCATTAAGCCTGCTGACTCTGCGTGGCAGGAAATTGTGAATGACGTAAGTGAAGATACTTTCAGAAATCTGATCAATGACCAGCCTTTACTGACGAGAACAGGGGAACGGCTAATGAGAATTACGCCCCAGGGCCAGTGTTATGTTTCTGTAAAACTTAAAAGAGTGGATGTTGAAAACGACCATGAATGGAATGCCGGAAGCATCATTGGAAATGATCTTATCCAGGTCTGGCAGAAATCTGATAAAATGAATGAATGGCGAAATCTGACAACCAGCGACAATTATTTCGGAAAAACAGCAAATATTAAGGAATTGCTATAA
- a CDS encoding GNAT family N-acetyltransferase yields MENRIILRKLSVNDAATLSRLADNKNIWDNMRDIFPHPYTLKDAFQFIDMVSSEDPQLTFAIEYDSHFAGMISLIKQPDVYRKSAELGFWIGEEYWGKKIVSIATKKLIDYAVNNLDLNRIFARVFEYNTASMKVLKNNGFIEEGISIDAVYKNNQFYDLHHFYLLIRNV; encoded by the coding sequence ATGGAAAATAGAATCATTTTAAGGAAACTGTCCGTGAACGATGCAGCCACATTAAGCAGGTTAGCTGATAATAAAAATATATGGGACAATATGAGGGATATATTCCCCCATCCTTATACTCTTAAAGATGCTTTTCAATTTATTGATATGGTATCTTCGGAAGACCCTCAGCTGACATTTGCGATAGAATACGATAGCCATTTTGCAGGAATGATAAGTCTTATTAAACAGCCTGACGTGTACAGAAAAAGTGCAGAACTCGGATTCTGGATCGGGGAAGAATACTGGGGGAAGAAAATAGTGAGCATAGCAACAAAAAAACTGATTGACTATGCGGTAAACAACCTGGATCTGAACCGGATTTTTGCCAGAGTTTTCGAATATAATACAGCTTCTATGAAAGTACTGAAAAACAATGGCTTTATTGAAGAAGGAATCTCTATTGATGCTGTTTATAAAAATAATCAGTTCTATGATCTTCATCATTTCTATTTGCTGATCAGGAACGTTTAA
- a CDS encoding MFS transporter gives MSNIITFFSDAYKGLAKESWMLSIIMLIYRSGSMVLPFLGVYLTEELSLSLQETGAILSFYGLGAILGAYLGGRLTDRTGYFRVQVFSLFICIPGLLLIPQIKNIYFLSLIFFLQSTISETFLPANAVAITKYSSAENRARAFSLNRLALNLGFFIGPSLGGILSSVSYSLIFYVNAAAACIAGSIMYLYFRNKDHHISADKMITSQHFRSPYRDTAFLIFISFCVIYALCLMQLFSTLPLFYQHTGLSKIEIGMIFGYCGILLFIVEMPLVNWAAKTFSTIQTVVLGLLSLCIGYLILAFYSHPYLIILSVTFISFSNVLVIPFLSAITSIRAEGKNIGAYMGLFGGIFSIALFLSPLLGSFIAENYGFSRLWLTISLLIIIALSGIYYIYTQKLSEEKNSTSENEKNKSPEEYK, from the coding sequence ATGAGCAATATCATCACTTTTTTTTCAGACGCTTATAAAGGATTAGCAAAGGAATCCTGGATGCTGTCCATTATTATGCTGATCTACCGTTCAGGATCTATGGTTCTGCCCTTTCTTGGAGTCTACTTAACGGAGGAGCTGAGCCTTTCCCTACAAGAAACGGGGGCCATATTAAGTTTTTATGGCCTGGGGGCTATTCTGGGGGCTTATCTGGGCGGAAGACTGACCGACAGAACCGGATACTTCAGGGTTCAGGTCTTCAGTCTTTTTATCTGTATCCCAGGACTTTTACTGATTCCTCAAATAAAAAACATCTATTTTCTGTCGTTGATCTTTTTTTTACAGAGTACCATCAGTGAGACTTTTCTTCCGGCCAATGCAGTTGCCATTACCAAATATTCTTCAGCAGAAAACAGGGCCCGTGCCTTTTCACTCAACCGGCTGGCTCTCAATCTGGGTTTTTTTATCGGTCCTTCTTTAGGAGGTATTCTCTCTTCTGTTTCTTATAGTCTGATATTTTATGTCAATGCTGCCGCAGCATGTATAGCAGGAAGCATAATGTATCTGTACTTCAGAAATAAAGACCATCATATATCTGCGGACAAAATGATTACCTCTCAGCATTTTCGCTCTCCTTACCGAGATACGGCATTCCTTATTTTCATTTCTTTTTGTGTTATCTATGCCCTGTGCCTTATGCAGCTGTTCAGTACACTGCCTCTGTTTTATCAACATACCGGGCTTTCCAAAATAGAGATCGGAATGATATTCGGCTATTGCGGTATTTTGCTTTTCATTGTTGAAATGCCTCTGGTCAATTGGGCGGCTAAAACCTTCAGTACCATTCAAACAGTGGTATTGGGTTTACTCTCACTCTGTATCGGTTATCTGATACTGGCTTTTTATTCACACCCATATCTCATTATTCTGTCAGTTACTTTTATCTCCTTTTCCAATGTATTGGTAATCCCATTTTTATCAGCGATCACGTCTATCCGGGCAGAAGGCAAAAATATAGGGGCCTATATGGGCTTATTCGGAGGAATATTTTCGATAGCATTATTCCTTTCTCCACTTTTAGGATCGTTTATTGCCGAAAATTATGGTTTCAGCAGGTTATGGCTCACCATTTCTTTACTAATAATAATCGCTTTATCAGGAATATATTACATCTACACCCAAAAACTTTCCGAAGAAAAAAACTCGACATCGGAAAATGAAAAAAATAAATCGCCGGAAGAATATAAATAA
- a CDS encoding helix-turn-helix domain-containing protein, with translation MSKLKAVREQKNLTQEELSEKSKISVRTIQRIESGTEPKGHTLRALAQALEIPESSLQETMIAPETDTSKQETEVKPETEIQTMEEEPGINYSKIKLINLSSLLFVVLPPLNILAPLLLMFALKQRNTLARQIISVQMIWTAMAPIVFMLGIFLKLGRQFTLILMILIVLSNIFIILRNAASIDRNKKLYFKLNFNMI, from the coding sequence ATGTCTAAATTAAAAGCTGTAAGGGAACAGAAAAATCTGACGCAGGAAGAACTGTCGGAAAAATCTAAAATTTCGGTAAGAACCATTCAACGGATCGAATCCGGAACTGAACCCAAAGGACATACATTGAGAGCGCTGGCCCAGGCATTGGAAATACCGGAAAGTTCATTACAGGAAACAATGATTGCTCCTGAAACTGATACTTCAAAACAAGAGACAGAAGTAAAACCGGAGACAGAAATTCAAACCATGGAAGAAGAACCCGGGATCAATTATTCAAAGATCAAACTCATCAATCTTTCATCTCTGTTGTTTGTAGTCCTTCCTCCCCTGAACATCCTTGCTCCTCTCCTTCTGATGTTTGCACTCAAGCAGCGAAACACTTTGGCAAGACAGATTATTTCCGTCCAGATGATATGGACAGCCATGGCTCCCATTGTATTTATGCTGGGTATCTTTTTAAAACTCGGAAGACAGTTTACATTGATTCTTATGATCCTGATTGTACTGTCTAATATATTTATCATCCTCCGAAACGCAGCTTCCATAGACAGGAATAAAAAACTTTATTTCAAACTGAATTTCAACATGATATAA
- a CDS encoding serine hydrolase, which translates to MTKYTQILFCFIIIFLNTAKAQADKTSTIYKTILSRDSLLFSVGFNTCDFKQMENLLSDQLEFYHDKDGISDKKKFMTDFRNGLCKSPETYRAKRALISNSTQIYPMYKNGELYAVIQNGAHQFYESINHQPEQLVGSAQFTNFWFLENGNWRLRKSLSFDHQAKQASEDASSENDQDIEDLLKKFNIPTLGLGIIEGSELKQIKVFGEIKKDVSAPYNTYFNVASLTKPVTAMVALRLISLGKWKLDEPLASYWTDPDIAHDPRHKKLTTRLILSHQTGFPNWRWMNPDKKLSFQFDPGTKYQYSGEGFEYLKKALESKFRKTLDQLAKELIFEPLKMGDTNYVWDKNTDESRFAIGYNKESLPYPVEKIKTANAADDLHTTIEDYGNFIVSVMKGSLLKRDIFQEMIKRQVKTKENKYFGLGFEIYDLGNGEYALAHGGADLGTRCIAIVLPKSGKGILIFTNTDDGYKVYEKLAIHYLGEQGKKIAEIENK; encoded by the coding sequence ATGACAAAGTATACTCAGATACTGTTCTGTTTTATTATTATTTTCCTGAATACTGCCAAAGCGCAGGCTGACAAAACAAGCACCATTTATAAAACCATCCTATCCCGAGACAGCCTCCTTTTTTCAGTTGGCTTCAACACCTGTGATTTTAAGCAGATGGAAAACCTGCTAAGTGACCAGCTTGAATTTTATCACGACAAAGACGGTATTTCTGATAAGAAGAAGTTCATGACAGATTTCAGAAATGGTTTATGCAAATCTCCGGAAACTTATCGTGCCAAACGGGCTCTTATCAGCAACAGCACTCAAATTTATCCGATGTACAAAAACGGAGAACTTTATGCTGTCATTCAGAATGGAGCTCATCAGTTTTATGAAAGTATCAACCATCAGCCTGAACAATTAGTGGGTTCTGCCCAATTTACTAATTTCTGGTTTTTGGAAAACGGAAACTGGAGACTGAGGAAATCTCTGAGCTTCGATCATCAGGCAAAGCAGGCTTCTGAAGATGCTTCTTCTGAAAATGATCAGGACATTGAAGACTTGTTGAAAAAATTTAATATTCCTACCCTTGGATTAGGGATCATTGAAGGAAGTGAACTCAAACAGATCAAAGTCTTTGGTGAAATAAAAAAAGATGTTTCAGCACCCTATAATACCTATTTTAACGTAGCCTCTCTTACCAAGCCTGTAACGGCAATGGTTGCCTTACGTCTGATCAGTCTTGGAAAATGGAAACTGGATGAACCTCTTGCATCCTACTGGACAGATCCGGATATCGCCCATGATCCCCGACATAAAAAACTAACAACCAGACTAATTCTGAGCCACCAGACCGGTTTTCCTAACTGGAGATGGATGAATCCAGATAAAAAACTAAGCTTCCAGTTCGATCCCGGAACAAAATACCAATATTCCGGAGAAGGCTTTGAATACCTGAAAAAAGCTCTGGAAAGTAAGTTCAGAAAAACACTTGATCAATTAGCCAAAGAACTGATCTTTGAGCCTCTCAAAATGGGTGATACCAATTATGTATGGGATAAAAATACAGATGAATCAAGATTTGCCATCGGATATAACAAAGAAAGCCTGCCCTATCCGGTTGAAAAAATAAAAACAGCCAATGCTGCCGACGATCTGCATACCACCATAGAAGATTATGGAAATTTTATAGTAAGTGTAATGAAAGGCAGCCTTCTGAAGCGGGATATCTTTCAGGAAATGATCAAAAGACAGGTTAAAACCAAGGAGAATAAGTATTTTGGATTAGGTTTTGAAATCTATGATCTCGGCAATGGTGAATATGCTCTGGCCCATGGAGGTGCGGATCTTGGCACCCGATGTATTGCGATTGTTCTTCCAAAATCGGGAAAAGGAATTCTGATATTTACCAATACGGATGACGGGTATAAAGTATATGAAAAGCTGGCAATCCATTATCTGGGTGAACAGGGAAAGAAAATTGCAGAGATAGAAAATAAATAA
- a CDS encoding 1-acyl-sn-glycerol-3-phosphate acyltransferase, which yields MSKFDEIRFFDDHEVNEALAGIARDPMMKALMNFTFPDREEEVWQEQLKNVHSTSDFQTHFIAHTVRQILAKSSDGLTTSGFDQLDKNTPYLFISNHRDIVLDTSLLNLALLESGHIMTASAIGDNLVRRKFLNVLAKLNRNFLVQRGLSLREQLKSSQTMSEYIDQLLHVQKHSVWIAQREGRTKDGNDSTQQGVLKMLAMAAGDQPLMEYFKTLKIVPISISYEYDPTDSLKMPQLLAQHREEEYIKGKNEDFTTMLSGILGQKKRIHLHAGNVLNTELDEIAAEIENKNKQLQAVAQVIDDSIIRNYKLWPTKFIAYDLLRNSDTYASQYTEQEKQLFARRLEMRIDPSDPVSKEYFLAMYANPLINKTKLQ from the coding sequence ATGTCGAAGTTTGATGAAATCCGGTTTTTTGATGATCATGAAGTGAATGAAGCATTGGCGGGAATAGCCCGGGATCCTATGATGAAAGCGCTGATGAACTTTACTTTCCCGGACAGAGAAGAGGAAGTTTGGCAGGAACAGCTGAAAAATGTTCATTCTACGAGTGATTTTCAAACCCATTTCATTGCGCATACTGTTCGTCAGATCCTTGCGAAAAGCTCTGATGGCTTAACGACTTCAGGCTTCGACCAACTGGATAAAAACACGCCATATCTTTTCATTTCGAATCACCGGGATATTGTGCTGGATACTTCACTGCTTAATCTGGCTTTGCTGGAAAGCGGCCATATTATGACGGCTTCCGCCATTGGGGATAACCTTGTCCGCAGGAAGTTTTTAAATGTCCTAGCCAAGCTGAACCGTAACTTTTTGGTTCAGAGAGGACTTTCGCTTCGTGAGCAGCTGAAAAGTTCCCAAACCATGTCGGAGTATATTGATCAGCTTTTACATGTCCAAAAACATTCAGTATGGATCGCCCAACGGGAAGGCCGCACAAAAGACGGGAATGACTCTACCCAACAGGGCGTTTTAAAAATGTTGGCCATGGCCGCTGGAGACCAGCCGTTGATGGAGTATTTCAAAACCCTGAAGATCGTTCCTATCTCTATTTCCTATGAATATGATCCTACAGATTCCCTGAAAATGCCTCAGTTACTGGCTCAGCACAGAGAAGAGGAATATATTAAAGGTAAGAATGAAGATTTTACCACCATGCTCAGTGGAATTTTAGGCCAGAAAAAACGGATCCATCTGCATGCCGGCAATGTTCTTAATACAGAACTGGATGAAATTGCAGCAGAGATTGAGAATAAAAATAAGCAGCTGCAGGCTGTTGCCCAGGTAATAGACGATTCTATTATCCGGAACTATAAGCTTTGGCCGACTAAATTTATCGCCTACGATCTGCTTCGGAATAGCGATACCTATGCTTCTCAATATACGGAACAGGAAAAACAGCTGTTCGCAAGGAGACTTGAGATGCGTATTGATCCGTCTGATCCTGTTTCAAAAGAATATTTCCTGGCGATGTATGCCAATCCGCTGATCAATAAAACGAAACTTCAGTAG